A single genomic interval of Anomaloglossus baeobatrachus isolate aAnoBae1 unplaced genomic scaffold, aAnoBae1.hap1 Scaffold_111, whole genome shotgun sequence harbors:
- the LOC142260486 gene encoding E3 ubiquitin/ISG15 ligase TRIM25-like: MASADLMDELLCSICLSIFKDPVTLRCGHNFCRVCIDRALDTQDGSGVYSFPECKGEFQERPALMRNINLHNVTERFLITQQEEEEITGIYCTYCVDSPVPAVRACLHCEASLYEKHLRGHSKSPEHVLSDPSTSLEKRKCSVHKKILEYYCTEDAACICVSCSLIGKHNGHKMESLDEASGKKKKKLRNVLQKLTTKREETEERVRSLEERRRKAQEKAAGEAERVTALCTDIRRRVDDLEKKVLSEISMREKQESMSLSVVIHKLEIKKDELSRKMRHIEELCNMSDPLTVLQEQDTGDLCDFEEEGGYRHTKRRDQRSDFAVIAGVSLNGHW; the protein is encoded by the coding sequence ATGGCGTCTGCTGATCTGATGgacgagctgctctgctccatctgtttatctatttttaaggatcctgtaacactgagatgtggacacaacttctgccgggtctgtattgatcgtgCGCTGGATACACAGGACGGGTCTGGAGTTTATTCCTTTCCTGAATGCAAAGGAGAGTTTCAGGAGCGGCCGGCGCTGATGAGGAACATAAATCTTCATAATGTCACAGAACGTTTCCTGATTACTCAGCAAGAAGAAGAGGAGATCACCGGGATCTActgcacttactgtgtggactctcctgtacctgctgttagagcctgtctacactgtgaggcttctctgtaTGAGAAACACCTGAGGGGtcacagcaaatcaccagaacacgtcttatctgatcccagcacttctctggagaaaaggaaatgttctgtccataagaagatcctggaatattactgcactgaggacgcggcttgtatctgtgtgtcctgcagtttgaTTGGGAAACATAATGGACATAAAATGGAGTCACTGGATGAGGCCtcagggaagaagaagaagaaactgagaaatgttctccagaaactgaccacaaagagagaggagactgaggaaagagtccggagtctggaggagcgcaggagaaaagctcaagaaaaagcagctggagaagccgagagagtcactgccctgtgtacagacatcaggagacgggtggacgacctggagaagaaggtcctgagtgagatctccatGAGGGAAAAACAAGAATCAATGTCATTGTCTGTTGTGATCCATAAACTAGagataaagaaggacgagctgtccaggaagatgaggcacattgaggagctgtgtaacatgagtgatccactgaccgtcttacaggaacAGGACACCGGTGACTTGTGTGATTTtgaggaggagggag